One Nitrospira sp. DNA segment encodes these proteins:
- the ispG gene encoding flavodoxin-dependent (E)-4-hydroxy-3-methylbut-2-enyl-diphosphate synthase, whose product MHIARRKTRQIHVGNVRVGGDAPVSVQSMCSTDTRDVAATIAQIHQLEAAGCEIIRVAVPDDEAARALPRIKAAMAVPLIADIHFDHRLALKAAPIVDCVRINPGNIGAWWKVEEVIKAVNERGIPLRVGVNGGSLERPLLEKYGWPSPEALAESALNAVHALEDVGFTNLKVSLKASDVHHAIDAYWLFAHQSDYPLHIGITEAGTAMTGAVKSSIGLGYLLSQGIGDTLRVSLAADPVEEVKVGFEILKSLELRHRGINVIACPTCGRVEIDVVRMANELEKKLSHIKTPMNVSVLGCVVNGIGEGKEADIGIAGGEGKGILFKKGKLVRKVPMEELMDTLIVEVELLAKEKEAESNGEATASVPSSEWESLEPQLEPSSTLGREIPVLPHQ is encoded by the coding sequence ATGCATATCGCCCGAAGAAAAACTCGGCAGATTCACGTCGGCAATGTGAGGGTCGGGGGGGATGCCCCGGTATCCGTGCAATCCATGTGTTCGACGGACACACGTGATGTAGCCGCGACCATCGCACAGATTCACCAACTCGAAGCAGCCGGCTGCGAAATTATTCGCGTGGCCGTTCCTGACGATGAAGCCGCCCGAGCCCTCCCGCGCATCAAGGCGGCAATGGCCGTCCCGCTGATCGCAGATATCCACTTTGATCATCGGCTTGCCTTGAAGGCCGCGCCTATCGTCGATTGTGTCCGTATCAATCCAGGCAATATCGGCGCCTGGTGGAAAGTTGAAGAAGTGATCAAGGCCGTCAATGAGCGAGGAATTCCTCTTCGAGTCGGTGTCAACGGAGGGTCTCTCGAACGTCCGTTGTTAGAGAAGTATGGTTGGCCTTCTCCCGAGGCTCTGGCAGAGTCGGCGCTCAATGCCGTGCATGCGCTGGAAGATGTGGGCTTCACCAATCTGAAGGTGTCGCTCAAAGCCTCGGACGTGCACCACGCCATCGACGCCTATTGGCTCTTCGCCCATCAGTCGGATTATCCCCTGCATATCGGAATTACTGAGGCCGGGACGGCCATGACCGGGGCGGTGAAGTCTTCCATCGGCCTCGGGTATTTACTTTCACAGGGCATCGGAGACACGTTGCGCGTATCACTGGCTGCTGACCCGGTCGAGGAAGTCAAAGTCGGGTTTGAAATCCTCAAGTCGCTCGAATTGCGTCACCGGGGCATCAATGTCATCGCCTGTCCGACATGTGGGCGTGTCGAAATCGATGTTGTCCGAATGGCAAACGAGCTGGAGAAGAAACTCAGCCACATCAAGACACCGATGAATGTGTCTGTACTCGGATGTGTTGTGAACGGGATTGGGGAAGGAAAAGAAGCCGACATCGGAATCGCCGGCGGTGAGGGCAAGGGTATTTTGTTCAAGAAAGGCAAGCTTGTCCGAAAGGTGCCGATGGAAGAATTGATGGACACGCTCATTGTGGAAGTCGAGCTACTGGCGAAGGAAAAAGAAGCGGAAAGCAACGGCGAAGCGACGGCATCTGTTCCTTCAAGCGAGTGGGAATCGCTGGAACCTCAATTGGAACCCTCTTCGACGCTCGGTAGGGAAATCCCGGTCTTGCCTCATCAGTAG
- a CDS encoding glycosyltransferase 87 family protein: protein MESKPTGNWLSEFVRSPLFARLAKVGLLIAAVVHGYIISFGRSFHFRDIDIHREIGRRFISGEYLYANDYCYMYLPTTGIYFAPLLLLERNASLALRYVVAVGFLVITIMLFHHMLCGTSNSTMWSRLLVGVGAGALTLQFILNDLDDGGPHLMLLGILTGGVYAIWVGKEWLGATLIGLGIVLKITPALFVLLFLWKRQWRLASSTVLATVFWIVLPILYMGPTSWWDHHTEWTRNAVLSVFDRQLDGRQENELQKANLSLRHTMLRYLVTYPPDHRLRQVDPGYKPVLDLPAPAANAIVGAIGLTLLGLFAWSSRRPYQGPGDPTWARDCAGTLILALLFSPITWDQHLVWMVPAAYVVVAAAARVSGRLSSAGYAMLGVYIVLTMVLNYEVVGSARWEALKSYHHLGIAMLILFGLLLSSGGALRHVHPFLGIRAPASGVVGPG, encoded by the coding sequence ATGGAATCAAAGCCCACCGGTAATTGGCTCAGTGAGTTCGTTAGATCTCCTCTGTTTGCAAGGCTCGCGAAGGTCGGTCTCCTGATTGCGGCCGTGGTGCACGGCTACATCATCTCGTTCGGACGGTCGTTTCACTTTCGTGACATCGACATCCATCGAGAGATCGGAAGGCGTTTCATCTCCGGCGAATACCTGTACGCCAATGACTACTGCTACATGTATCTTCCCACGACGGGAATTTATTTCGCTCCATTGCTTCTCCTGGAGAGAAACGCAAGCTTGGCTTTACGTTATGTCGTCGCGGTCGGATTCCTGGTCATCACAATTATGCTGTTCCACCACATGCTGTGCGGTACATCCAATTCCACTATGTGGAGTCGGCTCTTGGTCGGTGTGGGTGCGGGAGCGTTGACGCTGCAATTCATCTTGAATGATCTCGACGACGGTGGGCCGCACCTCATGCTACTGGGGATCCTAACCGGTGGAGTCTACGCGATATGGGTCGGAAAAGAATGGCTGGGTGCGACGTTGATCGGACTCGGCATCGTACTCAAGATCACTCCCGCGCTTTTCGTGCTGTTGTTTCTTTGGAAACGGCAGTGGCGATTGGCGTCATCCACAGTGCTCGCAACCGTTTTCTGGATCGTACTGCCCATTCTGTATATGGGCCCCACGAGTTGGTGGGATCATCACACGGAATGGACCAGGAACGCGGTGTTATCCGTGTTTGATCGGCAGCTTGATGGCCGCCAAGAGAATGAACTTCAGAAGGCCAACCTTTCACTCCGCCATACCATGCTGCGGTATTTGGTCACGTACCCACCGGACCATCGCCTACGGCAGGTGGATCCCGGATACAAGCCTGTGTTGGATCTACCGGCGCCGGCCGCGAACGCGATCGTCGGAGCGATTGGGCTGACTCTGCTCGGTCTGTTCGCCTGGTCCAGCCGACGGCCATACCAAGGGCCAGGAGATCCAACGTGGGCGAGGGACTGTGCAGGCACCCTGATTTTGGCCTTGTTATTCTCTCCCATCACCTGGGATCAGCATCTTGTCTGGATGGTCCCGGCGGCCTATGTCGTCGTCGCCGCCGCAGCGAGAGTGAGTGGCCGATTGAGCAGTGCCGGATACGCCATGCTGGGAGTGTATATTGTGCTCACGATGGTGCTGAACTACGAAGTCGTGGGATCAGCCAGGTGGGAAGCGCTGAAGAGTTATCATCACCTCGGCATCGCCATGCTGATTTTGTTTGGGTTGCTGCTCAGCAGCGGTGGCGCTCTGCGCCATGTCCACCCATTCCTCGGGATACGCGCGCCTGCTTCAGGAGTGGTCGGACCAGGGTAA